A stretch of the Nicotiana tabacum cultivar K326 chromosome 6, ASM71507v2, whole genome shotgun sequence genome encodes the following:
- the LOC107813150 gene encoding serine/threonine-protein kinase 52 produces MEKSSDGFVRADQIDLKSLDEQLEKHLNRAWTMEKKKPMDDYYTTTTATATATATAAALSLPSSVKPKQRYDWEIDPSKLIIKSVIARGTFGTVHRGIYDAQDVAVKLLDWGEEGHRTDAEIASLRAAFTQEVSVWHKLDHPNVTKFIGATMGSSGLNVQTENGHIGMPSNICCVIVEYLPGGALKSYLIKNRRKKLAFKVVVQITLDMARGLSYLHSEKIVHRDVKTENMLLDKTRTVKIADFGVARVEASNPNDMTGETGTLGYMAPEVLNGNPYNRKCDVYSFGICVWEIYCCDMPYSNLSFSEVTSAVVCQNLRPEIPRCCPSSLANVMKRCWDANPDKRPEMDEVVSMIEAIDTSKGGGMIPADQQQGCLCFRKYRGP; encoded by the exons ATGGAGAAGAGCAGTGATGGATTTGTGAGAGCTGATCAGATTGATCTGAAGAGTTTGGATGAACAGCTGGAGAAGCACCTTAACAGAGCATGGACTATGGAAAAGAAGAAACCGATGGATGATTATTACACCACCACCACCGCCACTGCCACCGCCACCGCCACTGCCGCTGCCCTCTCTTTACCTTCCTCCGTCAAGCCCAAGCAAAGATACGACTGGGAAATTGACCCTTCCAAGCTCATCATCAAAAGTGTCATTGCTCGTGGCACTTTTGGTACCGTCCACCGTGGCATTTACGACGCCCAAGATGTTGCCG TGAAACTACTGGACTGGGGGGAAGAGGGCCACAGAACAGACGCTGAAATAGCATCATTAAGGGCAGCTTTTACTCAGGAAGTTTCAGTGTGGCATAAGCTTGACCATCCAAATGTTACTAAG TTCATCGGGGCAACCATGGGCTCTTCTGGGCTAAATGTACAAACAGAAAATGGTCATATTGGCATGCCTAGTAACATATGCTGCGTCATAGTGGAGTACCTTCCGGGCGGTGCATTAAAATCTTACCTTATCAAGAACAGGAGAAAGAAGCTAGCATTCAAAGTTGTTGTGCAGATTACACTTGATATGGCCAGAGG GTTAAGTTACCTTCACTCTGAGAAGATTGTGCATAGAGATGTCAAGACAGAGAATATGCTATTGGATAAGACACGTACAGTAAAAATTGCAGATTTTGGGGTTGCTCGCGTTGAGGCCtctaatccaaatgacatgactgGGGAGACTGGAACCCTTGGATATATGGCTCCTGAG GTTCTCAATGGCAATCCATACAATAGAAAATGTGATGTTTACAGTTTTGGCATATGTGTATGGGAGATCTATTGCTGTGACATGCCATATTCTAATCTCAGCTTCTCAGAAGTAACTTCAGCTGTGGTTTGCCAG AATCTGAGACCAGAAATACCAAGGTGTTGCCCAAGTTCCCTTGCTAACGTAATGAAGAGATGTTGGGACGCTAACCCTGACAAGCGGCCTGAGATGGACGAGGTAGTATCCATGATAGAGGCTATTGATACATCAAAAGGCGGAGGAATGATTCCCGCTGATCAACAACAGGGTTGCTTGTGTTTCCGAAAGTATCGTGGGCCTTGA